A region from the Lolium perenne isolate Kyuss_39 chromosome 4, Kyuss_2.0, whole genome shotgun sequence genome encodes:
- the LOC127296356 gene encoding TSL-kinase interacting protein 1, whose translation MEKEVSEEMSPPPQPVDSPEDTPPSESDPEQKPGKKTPRKWAAWTRQEEESFFNALRQVGKNFEKITLRVQSKNKDQVRHYYYRLVRRMKKLLGPEFSLDARNSKDIIAAMLRWWSLLDKFSCSASKLHLKPRRFKSFVDALGNQLLKDRKRTRRKCPRVEAHLSSAPILSKTPGNQSSSVELLPTDAQNGSKVASSKGALFKRVAEPNSVKSGVIKGDLSATRTVRQKRRAGGVGASAAYKKWERAAMAGVSLVADAAEELERNRMTQNLSNVDATMPASSPNNLSNVDATMPASSPSNLSTVDAKMSASSPKNLSTVDATMPASSPNNLSTVDDVGTNHMKEADPQVPSKLKLQLFPINEATRKSLEKDDHNPHLELTLSARKRMSSVLEHMNRKWGNSNIGCGELVLFPYCAHQEDLSTYQKWTTRDTVAVADVFRSVNSPSIFRLRYGWFSLADLEAGLSEMSLTHFENCMIPEDIQVKSSSEACLQKDGTLLSDLASEKASCKPKDRSSALLPTPSSTGKNAEEEQSMNVPANQALEVDPQMNYVALPEVGWADTLTDISVGYLLTEASKAANMDCEATSTLKNALFHVDPCSYDSFDAAVALHTSHYQAAEQPAHTSHSTIWGAEETCDEFSFKLATARKQEGSNTSASSPPDSDNEVHSSNSEGFLSFLEDLAGKETPDNLCADDAKDTDELCPKSPPQNNNDSGSKDQSLADIFWADSLEPLDLDIPPVRYQADDFILGNSDNDNSWNRMMENSMDAFRNLSFFAADNFDSVLPIM comes from the exons ATGGAGAAGGAGGTCTCGGAAGAGATGAGTCCACCCCCTCAGCCTGTTGATTCGCCAGAAGACACTCCGCCCTCGGAATCCGACCCCGAGCAGAAGCCTG GAAAAAAGACGCCACGGAAATGGGCCGCTTGGACACGCCAAGAGGAAGAGAGTTTCTTCAATGCTCTGCGCCAAGTAGGAAAA aatTTTGAGAAGATAACTCTCCGTGTCCAGAGCAAAAACAAGGATCAG GTCAGACATTACTACTATCGTCTTGTTAGACGTATGAAGAAGCTTCTGGGTCCTGAGTTCTCACTTGATGCACGGAACTCCAAGGATATCATTGCTGCTATGCTCCGCTG GTGGTCTCTGCTCGACAAATTTAGCTGCAGTGCTTCAAAACTACATCTGAAGCCTCGAAGATTCAAATCATTTGTGGATGCATTG GGAAACCAGCTGCTAAAGGACAGAAAGAGAACCAGAAGAAAGTGTCCACGAGTGGAAGCACACCTATCCTCAGCGCCAATTCTCAGCAAGACTCCAGGAAATCAATCTTCGTCGGTAGAACTCTTGCCCACGGATGCTCAAAACGGTAGCAAAGTAGCTTCTTCTAAAGGAGCGCTTTTCAAACGGGTCGCAGAGCCAAATTCTGTCAAGTCAGGAGTAATCAAAGGAGATCTCTCTGCCACAAGAACCGTGAGACAAAAAAGAAGAGCAG GTGGTGTCGGTGCATCTGCTGCATATAAGAAATGGGAGAGAGCTGCCATGGCCGGCGTTTCTTTAGTTGCTGATGCAGCAGAGGAGCTTGAACGCAACAGGATGACCCAGAACTTGTCTAATGTTGATGCAACAATGCCAGCTTCATCACCGAATAACTTGTCTAATGTTGATGCAACAATGCCAGCTTCATCACCGAGTAACTTATCTACTGTTGATGCAAAAATGTCAGCTTCATCACCGAAAAACTTATCTACTGTTGATGCAACAATGCCAGCTTCATCACCGAATAACTTGTCTACTGTTGATG ATGTGGGCACAAATCATATGAAAGAAGCAGATCCACAAGTACCTTCGAAACTGAAGCTGCAGTTATTTCCAATAAATGAAGCTACGCGGAAGTCATTGGAGAAG GATGATCATAATCCACATCTGGAGCTCACATTAAGTGCTAGGAAAAGAATGTCTTCTGTTTTAGAACATATGAATCGCAAGTGGGGCAACTCAAATATTGGATGTGGAGAGCTTGTTCTTTTCCCATATTGTGCTCATCAAGAGGATTTATCTACATATCAGAAGTGGACAACACGAGATACTGTTGCAGTCGCTGACGTTTTTCGTTCGGTGAATAGCCCCTCTATTTTCCGATTAAG GTATGGCTGGTTTTCCCTAGCTGACCTTGAAGCAGGACTAAGTGAAATGTCGTTGACCCACTTTGAGAATTGCATGATACCAGAAGACATCCAGGTCAAATCTTCTTCAGAGGCTTGTCTGCAAAAGGATGGCACGTTGCTCAGTGACTTAGCTTCTGAGAAAGCATCTTGTAAACCAAAAGATCGGTCGTCGGCATTGCTTCCTACACCATCTAGTACAGGCAAGAATGCTGAGGAAGAGCAGTCCATGAATGTTCCTGCAAACCAAGCCCTTGAG GTTGATCCACAAATGAATTATGTAGCATTACCAGAAGTAGGCTGGGCAGATACCCTCACTGATATCAGTGTTGGATACTTGCTGACAGAAGCATCGAAGGCTGCTAATATGGATTGTGAAGCGACATCTACTCTCAAAAATGCTCTTTTCCATGTGGATCCTTGCAGCTATGACTCGTTTGATGCAGCTGTTGCCCTTCATACCTCTCATTATCAAGCCGCAGAGCAGCCAGCTCATACATCTCACTCCACCATCTGGGGTGCAGAAGAAACGTGTGATGAGTTCAGTTTTAAGTTGGCCACAGCTAGGAAGCAAGAAGGTTCAAACACTTCAGCTAGCAGCCCTCCTGATAGCGACAATGAAGTTCACTCTTCAAATTCAGAAGGGTTTCTAAGTTTTCTTGAG GACTTGGCTGGAAAAGAGACTCCTGACAATCTCTGCGCTGATGATGCCAAAGATACGGATGAACTTTGTCCCAAATCGCCACCTCAAAACAACAATGATTCTGGATCAAAAGATCAGTCTCTCGCTGACATATTCTGG GCTGATTCACTTGAACCACTGGACTTGGATATACCACCAGTGAGATACCAAGCTGATGACTTCATCTTAGGAAACAGTGACAATGACAATAGTTGGAATCGGATGATGGAAAATAGCATGGATGCATTTCGGAATTTGTCGTTCTTCGCGGCAGATAATTTCGACTCAGTTCTGCCCATCATGTAG